The following is a genomic window from Rhizobium sp. NRK18.
CGATGCGGTAGCGGAAGCCGAACAGGCGTTCGGCGCGGTTACGGTCGCGCAGCAGCGGATCGAAAGGGCTCAGGACACGGACACGGCCCGGTGGCTCCGGCCAGTCGTCCGGATGGGCGGAGAAGTCGATGAGGCAGTAGGAGCTGCGCGGCTTGCCGCCGTCCACCGTCTCGATCTCCACCTCGTCCAGTCGGTCGCGGTTTGCCGCAACCCAGCAGCGCGCTTCCTCCGGCGAGATCAGGTCCCAGAAGGCGGCAATCTCGCCATGGGTGGCGAAGCCAAGCCGCTCCAGCGCGCTCGTGCAGGCCCAGTCCACGAAATCCTCGTGCGAGACCTCGGCCTTGAGGATGTGGCCGGGGATGACCCGCTCGGTCAGGTCGTAGGCCTTCTGGAAATTCTCGCGATGGCAGATCGAAAGCTTGCCGGTGTGCCAGAGAAATTCCAGCGCCGTCTTCGACGGGTGCCATTCCCACCAGCCGCCGGACTTGTGGTCCTCGGCCTTCACCTCGCGGGCAAATATGGAGCCGCCGGCGGCAATCCGCTCGTAGGTTTCGTCGAACGCCTTGTCGAAATCCTTGCCCTGCCACTTGGCCCAGCGTTCGCGGATTCCCGCTTCACGGCGCCGGAAGCGATGCTTCCAGTAGGGAAAGAAGGCCGTCGGCAGGATGGAGGCGTCATGCGTCCAGTGCTCGAAGAGCGCCCTGTCCTTCTCCAGAAGCGCGCGCAGATGCTCGCGCTTGAAGGTCTGGTTGCGCGAAAACAGGATCTGGTCGTGGGCACGCGTCACGGTCTGGATGCTGTCGACCTGGACGAAACCGATATCGTGGATCAGCTGCAGCAGGTCATCCTTCGACATGGCGCGCGACGGCGCGGCCGAAAGACCCTGCTTTGCGAGGAAGATCCTGCGCGCGATCGAATTGGAAACCGGAATCGCCATGACCTATCCATGCACACGTTCCTGATTTGTTCAAGGGTGTTTCGTTCGCTGCTGATCCATGGCCCGGATTACGGTGATGGCTGCAGCAGCGTCCCGGTAAATCCGTCGGCGGCAATATCATCGCAAAACACCTTCCACCGGCAGTTGCTGCAGGCGGCCCGGATCGAACCTTCGGCAAAGGCCGAGCGCAGGCGGGCGGCGATATCCGGGGTGATGAAAAACTCGCCCGCCATTCCGTCCGGAAAGAACGGCTCGACCGCCTTGAGCGCCCGCTCGTCGATCATCATCGTCTCGGCCCGGAAGCAATCGTGATCGCAGGCGATGCGGTCGTCGGCGGAGAGCGCGCCGCAAATGTCGTCCGGCCCTATGACCAACCGGACCGGACGGCCGGAATTGATGGCGCCGGCAATGGCAGTCATGTTGTCGACGAAGCCCGGCGTATAGCCGTAACCCTTGTAGGTCAGCAGGCAGAGGAAATGATGTCCGCGAAGAGCGATGGCGGGGTGGTCGTCCACCGTTTTGCCAGCCACGTGATCCACCTACCCTTGCCTCTCGCTTCTCCGCTGCCGTGCGTTTCCCTTTGGCCGCGCTTGGTCTATAGAGCCTGCCGGTAGCATACGGAGCAAAACTTTGGAAATCCGCTTTTCCGGCGCATCTGTCACCTTCGGCAACCGGACCGCGCTTCAGCCTTTGACGGTGACGCTTGCGGAGCGGCGCATCGGCATCGTCGGGCTGAATGGTTCCGGCAAGACCACCTTCGCCAAGCTGATCAACGGTCTCGTCGAGCCGACCGAGGGCCACGTGACGGTCGACGGTCTCGATACGGTCAAGGATGCCGGCGCCGTGCTGCGCAAGGTCGGCTTCATCTTCCAAAACCCGCAGCAGCAGCTGATCATGCCGATCCTGAAAGACGACATCGCCTTCGGCTTGAAGGCCCATGGCGTGGCCAAGGAGGATGTCGCCGCGCGGACGACCGCCATCCTGTCCAGGTTCGGCATCGCGCATCTGGCGGACCGCCGCGTCCACGAGCTTTCCGGCGGTGAAACGCAGCTGGCGGCGATCGCCGGCGTGACGGTGACCGGTCCCGGCCTGCTGATCTTCGACGAGCCGGCCAACCAGCTCGACCTGAAGAACCGCAAGCTGGTGAAGGAGACGATCGCAAAGCTTGACCAGCAGGCCGTCGTCATCAGTCATGACCTGCCCTTCATCGAGGATTTCGACCGGGTCCTGCTCTTTCACGAAGGGCAACTGGAAGCCGACGGCGCGCCCGCCGACGTGATTGCCCGCTACCGGGAGATCGCCGGATGCTGAAGAGCCTCTATGTCGAGGGCGACACGCTCTTTCACCGGCTTTCGGCACGGGTGAAGCTGATCGCTCTCCTCCTTCTCGGCATCGTCTTGTTTCCGATCAGCAGTTTCTGGGTGCTCGTTCCCGTCTTTCTCATCGCCGCGGCGCTTTATCTGACC
Proteins encoded in this region:
- a CDS encoding winged helix-turn-helix domain-containing protein; amino-acid sequence: MAIPVSNSIARRIFLAKQGLSAAPSRAMSKDDLLQLIHDIGFVQVDSIQTVTRAHDQILFSRNQTFKREHLRALLEKDRALFEHWTHDASILPTAFFPYWKHRFRRREAGIRERWAKWQGKDFDKAFDETYERIAAGGSIFAREVKAEDHKSGGWWEWHPSKTALEFLWHTGKLSICHRENFQKAYDLTERVIPGHILKAEVSHEDFVDWACTSALERLGFATHGEIAAFWDLISPEEARCWVAANRDRLDEVEIETVDGGKPRSSYCLIDFSAHPDDWPEPPGRVRVLSPFDPLLRDRNRAERLFGFRYRIEVFVPEPKREYGYYVFPLLEGDRMIGRIDMKTDRKEGNLNVRRLWLEPRVRASAGRLEKLEAELARVARFAGVERVCYDADWMAG
- a CDS encoding energy-coupling factor ABC transporter ATP-binding protein, which translates into the protein MEIRFSGASVTFGNRTALQPLTVTLAERRIGIVGLNGSGKTTFAKLINGLVEPTEGHVTVDGLDTVKDAGAVLRKVGFIFQNPQQQLIMPILKDDIAFGLKAHGVAKEDVAARTTAILSRFGIAHLADRRVHELSGGETQLAAIAGVTVTGPGLLIFDEPANQLDLKNRKLVKETIAKLDQQAVVISHDLPFIEDFDRVLLFHEGQLEADGAPADVIARYREIAGC
- a CDS encoding DUF1284 domain-containing protein, with protein sequence MAGKTVDDHPAIALRGHHFLCLLTYKGYGYTPGFVDNMTAIAGAINSGRPVRLVIGPDDICGALSADDRIACDHDCFRAETMMIDERALKAVEPFFPDGMAGEFFITPDIAARLRSAFAEGSIRAACSNCRWKVFCDDIAADGFTGTLLQPSP